A genomic region of Rhodococcus pyridinivorans contains the following coding sequences:
- a CDS encoding crotonase/enoyl-CoA hydratase family protein, whose product MSVVLTEFADGVAVFTLNRPEAKNAVNLEVSEALAAAIDEFEARPDLTIGILTGAGRTFCAGMDLKAFARGERPSIPGRGFGGLTEAPPSKPLIAAVEGWALAGGCELALSADLIVASREAKFGIPEVKRGLAAAAGGLLRLPKILPYPLAMELAITGDPLTAEVAHQHGLVNRVTEPGEALTVAKELAARVAANGPLAVKATKQVVAMAANYTDPDAFVAQRKFIDPVFASADAKEGARAFAEKRAPVWKGE is encoded by the coding sequence ATGAGCGTTGTCCTCACCGAATTCGCCGACGGCGTCGCGGTGTTCACCCTCAACCGCCCCGAGGCCAAGAACGCCGTGAACCTGGAGGTCTCGGAGGCGTTGGCCGCGGCCATCGACGAGTTCGAGGCACGCCCCGACCTGACCATCGGCATCCTCACCGGTGCCGGCAGAACGTTCTGCGCCGGAATGGATCTGAAGGCGTTCGCACGCGGGGAGCGCCCGTCGATCCCCGGCCGCGGTTTCGGTGGCCTCACCGAGGCACCGCCGAGCAAGCCGCTCATCGCCGCCGTCGAGGGCTGGGCCCTGGCCGGTGGATGCGAGCTCGCCCTGTCCGCCGACCTGATCGTCGCGTCGCGCGAAGCGAAGTTCGGTATCCCCGAGGTCAAGCGCGGACTCGCGGCGGCGGCCGGCGGCCTGCTGCGCCTGCCGAAGATCCTCCCCTACCCGCTCGCGATGGAACTGGCCATCACCGGTGACCCACTCACCGCCGAGGTCGCCCACCAGCACGGCCTGGTCAACCGCGTCACCGAGCCCGGTGAAGCACTCACCGTGGCAAAGGAACTCGCCGCCCGCGTCGCGGCGAACGGCCCCCTCGCCGTCAAGGCCACCAAGCAGGTCGTCGCGATGGCCGCCAACTACACCGACCCCGACGCCTTCGTCGCGCAGCGCAAGTTCATCGACCCGGTCTTCGCGTCGGCCGACGCCAAGGAAGGCGCCCGGGCGTTCGCCGAGAAGCGCGCACCGGTCTGGAAGGGCGAGTAG
- a CDS encoding DUF418 domain-containing protein, which yields MTVTGSTTRQQRILALDVARGIAILGTFAANVWIFTDPAGIVGYLASIGTDPWPQRILMQLAQGKFLGLLTLMFGIGLAVQAASAQRAGRPWPGGYRVRAALLFVDGMVHYLLVAEFDILMGYALTSMLVCGLVISSRRVRLWVAGTAVAVHALAVTALVVALASSPPNAETPELTTATWWDMIVFRVDNAAAFRAEVIFVIPMTVALFLTGAALYSSGLFDSRGAVLRRRLMVVGAIAAPLDLAVGLFGGAAGVFAARYGIAPFVALGLLAWIAHFYIGRSTTGTVGTACERIGRTALSCYILQNIVASVLCYDWGFGLAKTVDPAMRVPFTIAVYIAVGAVMVVGSRWWLGRFRQGPVEWVWRVSYERLTERR from the coding sequence ATGACGGTCACCGGTTCGACGACGCGACAGCAACGTATCCTCGCCCTCGACGTGGCCCGGGGGATCGCCATCCTCGGCACCTTCGCCGCCAATGTCTGGATCTTCACCGACCCCGCCGGGATCGTCGGATATCTCGCCTCGATCGGCACCGATCCGTGGCCGCAACGCATCCTCATGCAACTCGCGCAGGGAAAGTTCCTCGGGTTGCTCACCCTGATGTTCGGGATCGGCCTGGCCGTGCAAGCGGCGTCCGCTCAGCGAGCGGGGCGGCCGTGGCCCGGCGGTTACCGGGTACGCGCCGCCCTGCTCTTCGTCGACGGGATGGTGCACTACCTGCTCGTCGCCGAGTTCGACATCCTCATGGGGTATGCGCTGACGTCCATGCTCGTGTGCGGGCTCGTGATCTCCTCCCGTCGTGTGCGGCTGTGGGTCGCGGGTACGGCCGTCGCTGTTCACGCGCTGGCCGTGACCGCGCTCGTCGTGGCGCTCGCCAGTTCACCGCCGAATGCGGAGACCCCCGAGCTGACCACCGCCACCTGGTGGGACATGATCGTCTTCCGCGTGGACAACGCCGCTGCGTTCCGCGCCGAGGTGATCTTCGTGATCCCGATGACGGTCGCGCTGTTCCTGACCGGCGCCGCACTGTATTCCTCCGGGCTGTTCGACAGCAGAGGTGCGGTGCTGCGCCGGCGGCTGATGGTGGTCGGGGCGATCGCAGCACCGCTCGACCTCGCCGTGGGTCTGTTCGGCGGTGCCGCAGGTGTATTCGCAGCGCGCTACGGCATCGCCCCGTTCGTCGCGCTCGGCCTGCTGGCGTGGATCGCCCACTTCTACATCGGCAGGTCCACCACCGGCACGGTCGGCACCGCCTGTGAACGCATCGGGCGGACCGCGCTGAGTTGCTACATCCTGCAGAACATCGTCGCGTCGGTGCTCTGTTACGACTGGGGATTCGGTCTGGCGAAGACCGTGGACCCCGCCATGCGGGTCCCGTTCACGATCGCGGTGTACATCGCGGTGGGAGCGGTGATGGTCGTCGGATCCCGTTGGTGGCTCGGCCGATTCCGCCAGGGACCGGTCGAATGGGTGTGGCGGGTGTCCTACGAGCGGCTGACGGAACGTCGCTGA
- a CDS encoding enoyl-CoA hydratase/isomerase family protein, with protein MSDVLVAQDGSVATITLSRPERKNAMTVEAWRSLRETFGALQHDDSVRAVILTGAGGDFCTGADMERRDSTHPLDRMREINETALAVAEFSKPLIAQVEGYAVGAGWNMALLCDVVVASRTAKFGQIFARRGLSIDFGGSWILPRLVGLHQAKRLVMLADIVCAEEAYDLGLVTELVEPDALAGRAAELAARLAAAPPVAVSMSARMLEQGSSLTLREALENEARSQAINHATDAPDAMRAFVDKREPSFTGGWRVPRPVDTPS; from the coding sequence ATGTCGGACGTTCTGGTCGCGCAGGACGGCTCGGTCGCCACGATCACGCTGAGTCGACCGGAGCGCAAGAACGCGATGACGGTCGAGGCGTGGCGGTCGTTGCGTGAGACGTTCGGTGCGCTCCAGCACGACGATTCCGTCCGCGCCGTGATCCTCACCGGCGCCGGTGGTGACTTCTGCACCGGTGCCGACATGGAACGGCGCGACTCCACCCATCCCCTCGACCGTATGCGGGAGATCAACGAGACGGCGCTCGCCGTCGCGGAGTTCTCGAAGCCGTTGATCGCGCAGGTCGAGGGGTATGCGGTGGGCGCGGGATGGAACATGGCGTTGCTGTGCGACGTGGTCGTCGCCTCCCGCACCGCGAAGTTCGGTCAGATCTTCGCGCGGCGCGGACTGTCGATCGACTTCGGCGGGTCGTGGATCCTGCCGCGCCTCGTGGGACTGCACCAGGCGAAGCGTCTGGTCATGCTCGCCGACATCGTGTGCGCCGAGGAAGCATACGACCTGGGCCTGGTGACCGAGCTCGTCGAGCCCGACGCCCTCGCCGGTCGCGCCGCCGAACTGGCCGCGCGGCTGGCCGCCGCCCCGCCGGTCGCGGTGAGCATGTCGGCGCGGATGCTCGAGCAGGGTTCGTCGCTCACGCTCCGCGAAGCACTCGAGAACGAGGCCCGCTCGCAGGCGATCAACCACGCCACCGACGCCCCCGATGCGATGCGTGCATTCGTCGACAAACGCGAGCCGTCGTTCACCGGCGGATGGCGGGTACCGCGCCCGGTAGACACCCCTTCCTGA
- a CDS encoding LysR family transcriptional regulator, which yields MEFRQVEYFLAVVENDGINGAAAELGVAQPTVSQALRSLERELGVQLFHRIGRGMVLTAAGKALIGPSRQILRDVNAVEELLTVSTTEVTGRLDLMVFPALATGPIVDLVSEFRRLHPKVTARLGDLRAEEFTASVIHDGYCEFVVTHLPVEDEVGLEIIELGQTEYWLAYPPGTDLPPGPLSLAELPDIPMVFVPRGGGSVSDAIDYAMRQAEVRRPISVLTDHREARLPMVLAGLGGSFVERSLAESAQDVAVVRPCEPTFAQSYGLVFDPASLSKAGRAFVDFVRSSEESGAEEQLPTER from the coding sequence ATGGAGTTCCGTCAGGTCGAATACTTCCTCGCCGTCGTGGAGAACGACGGCATCAACGGCGCGGCCGCCGAGCTCGGCGTCGCCCAGCCCACCGTCTCCCAGGCACTGCGCAGCCTCGAACGCGAGCTGGGGGTGCAGTTGTTCCACCGCATCGGGCGCGGCATGGTGCTCACCGCGGCGGGCAAGGCACTGATCGGCCCGAGCCGGCAGATCCTCCGCGATGTGAACGCGGTCGAGGAGCTGCTCACCGTGTCGACGACCGAGGTGACGGGCCGACTGGATCTGATGGTCTTCCCCGCTCTCGCAACCGGCCCGATCGTCGACCTGGTCTCCGAGTTCCGCCGTCTCCATCCCAAAGTCACCGCGCGCCTCGGTGATCTGCGTGCGGAGGAGTTCACCGCGTCGGTCATCCACGACGGCTACTGCGAGTTCGTCGTCACCCATCTGCCCGTCGAGGACGAGGTGGGTCTCGAGATCATCGAGCTCGGACAGACCGAGTACTGGCTCGCCTATCCCCCCGGCACCGACCTGCCACCCGGGCCGCTGTCCTTGGCCGAGCTCCCCGACATCCCGATGGTGTTCGTGCCGCGCGGTGGTGGCTCCGTGAGCGACGCGATCGACTACGCAATGCGGCAGGCCGAGGTGCGCCGTCCCATCTCCGTGCTCACCGATCATCGCGAGGCCCGCCTGCCGATGGTGCTCGCCGGTCTGGGTGGGTCGTTCGTCGAACGGTCGCTCGCCGAGTCGGCGCAGGACGTCGCGGTGGTCCGTCCGTGCGAGCCGACCTTCGCGCAGTCGTACGGACTGGTGTTCGACCCGGCCTCGCTGTCGAAGGCCGGTCGCGCCTTCGTCGACTTCGTGCGGTCGTCCGAGGAGTCCGGCGCGGAGGAGCAACTCCCGACGGAACGGTGA
- a CDS encoding TerD family protein, whose product MGELFTAGRNAPLPTRTARFTATASVPLDVCAFVVDDGLQVASSDDVVFYNQPTTAGVRLEGKVIVVDVDAVRPGARVLCAVGCERPAAVSTSLCDAAGTVLASFHVEPAVGTETALLCWEIYRRHDEWKIRALGQGYAGGLAKMFTAHGVEVESPSDAEKVAAPGPGPVIGLSPLEVLWQIFEDAARSAAAYTSSAEFAQHRFDDELSTAVADPARRMEPEADRARARAQQRYDELVGVAEARYRDDSAVLAAELLTVDATLPPALASWISPAWMHMHLPSDGVRVGEVTAPDLGPLRIPLCLPAPLTRPLWIDGDPADLGPVVSSVVVRLLTARPDTLLHLVDPGRTLPALEPLTAARLAGPPVHDRSRVPARLRGLADAADLDALARQVDAETASPVLLVLAGFPYGYDHDDLLEIVRIARTGSAGRVSVVLAGDPPDDRVAEILWDEAQKLPVDGELADPWTGGRWTFVPDSLPTETEHLRGALGGSSLPD is encoded by the coding sequence GTGGGCGAACTCTTCACAGCGGGGCGCAACGCCCCGCTGCCGACCCGCACGGCCCGTTTCACGGCGACCGCATCCGTCCCTCTGGACGTGTGCGCGTTCGTCGTGGACGACGGCCTGCAGGTGGCGTCCTCCGACGACGTCGTGTTCTACAACCAACCGACGACGGCGGGCGTTCGGCTCGAGGGCAAGGTGATCGTCGTCGACGTCGACGCGGTCCGTCCCGGCGCACGCGTGCTGTGTGCGGTCGGCTGCGAGCGACCCGCAGCGGTGTCGACCTCGCTGTGCGACGCGGCGGGCACCGTCCTCGCGTCGTTTCACGTGGAACCGGCGGTCGGTACCGAGACGGCGCTGCTGTGCTGGGAGATCTACCGTCGTCACGACGAATGGAAGATCCGCGCCCTCGGCCAGGGATACGCCGGTGGACTCGCCAAGATGTTCACCGCGCACGGGGTGGAGGTCGAGTCACCCTCCGACGCGGAGAAGGTGGCCGCTCCCGGGCCCGGCCCGGTCATCGGCCTCTCACCTCTCGAGGTGCTGTGGCAGATCTTCGAGGACGCCGCCCGATCGGCCGCCGCGTACACGTCGAGTGCGGAGTTCGCCCAGCACCGTTTCGACGACGAACTCTCGACAGCGGTGGCCGATCCCGCCCGGCGCATGGAGCCCGAGGCCGACCGTGCCCGGGCGCGTGCGCAGCAGCGCTACGACGAGCTCGTCGGTGTCGCCGAGGCCCGCTACCGCGACGACAGCGCGGTGCTCGCCGCCGAACTGCTCACCGTCGACGCGACGTTGCCGCCCGCACTCGCATCCTGGATCTCCCCGGCCTGGATGCACATGCACCTGCCGAGCGACGGCGTGCGGGTGGGTGAGGTGACGGCGCCCGATCTGGGTCCGCTGCGCATCCCCCTGTGCCTGCCGGCACCGCTCACGCGACCGTTGTGGATCGACGGCGACCCCGCCGACCTCGGTCCCGTCGTGTCGTCCGTGGTCGTGCGGCTGCTCACGGCCCGGCCCGACACCCTGCTGCACCTCGTCGATCCCGGGCGGACGCTGCCCGCACTCGAACCCCTCACCGCAGCCCGACTTGCCGGACCGCCCGTCCACGACCGGTCGCGGGTCCCCGCCAGACTCCGGGGGCTGGCCGACGCGGCGGACCTCGACGCGCTCGCCCGGCAGGTCGACGCGGAGACCGCCTCACCCGTGTTGCTGGTCCTCGCCGGGTTCCCCTACGGCTACGACCACGACGACCTGCTCGAGATCGTCCGGATCGCGCGTACCGGCAGTGCCGGCCGGGTCTCGGTCGTCCTCGCGGGTGATCCCCCGGACGATCGGGTCGCGGAGATCCTGTGGGACGAGGCGCAGAAGCTTCCAGTCGACGGGGAGCTGGCCGATCCGTGGACGGGAGGCCGATGGACGTTCGTTCCCGACAGCCTGCCCACCGAGACCGAGCATCTGCGCGGCGCGCTGGGTGGTAGTTCGCTTCCGGACTGA
- a CDS encoding TerD family protein, with the protein MPTPLSKGQNGPLTASDVVVSLELTTPADLSALLVKADGKVRSDADFVFFNQPTGPGVRLVSGAPGQAASLAVSLAQVPADIDQVRAVITLDDASSSFGRFAPPTARVSDSAGTVLYEYRIDGLSTESIVIALELYRRQGAWKVRAVGQGYAGGFAALVTDHGVSVDDAPAQPAAAPQPVAPTPAPAPPVQQTPPPAQQTPPAQPAEVSLTKNRPVSLVKGQKVTLRKDGGVALTFLRMGLGWDPVEKRGLFGNRSADIDLDASAVMFADNQIADVVYYGQLQSKDGSIQHQGDNLTGAGEGDDEVMLVDLTRVPAHVTTVMFIVTSYKGHTFEQVQNAFCRLVDGTIDTELARYTLQGGMPFTGMVMAKVYRQGSEWKLQAIGEGMQAKHPGEAAPQLGRFLAV; encoded by the coding sequence TTGCCGACTCCGCTCTCCAAGGGTCAGAACGGACCGCTCACCGCGTCCGACGTCGTCGTCTCGCTCGAGCTGACCACGCCCGCCGATCTGTCCGCACTGCTCGTCAAGGCCGACGGCAAGGTGCGCTCCGACGCCGACTTCGTGTTCTTCAACCAGCCCACCGGGCCGGGTGTGCGTCTCGTATCCGGCGCGCCCGGGCAGGCGGCCTCGCTCGCCGTGTCGCTCGCGCAGGTTCCCGCCGACATCGATCAGGTGCGCGCCGTGATCACCCTCGACGACGCGTCGAGTAGCTTCGGCCGGTTCGCACCGCCCACCGCGCGCGTGTCCGACAGTGCGGGAACGGTGTTGTACGAGTACCGGATCGACGGACTGAGCACCGAGTCCATCGTGATCGCGCTGGAGTTGTACCGGCGCCAGGGCGCGTGGAAGGTCCGCGCCGTGGGCCAGGGATATGCGGGCGGTTTCGCGGCGTTGGTGACCGATCACGGGGTCAGCGTCGACGACGCACCCGCCCAGCCTGCTGCCGCACCTCAGCCCGTCGCTCCCACGCCGGCTCCGGCCCCGCCCGTGCAGCAGACACCGCCTCCGGCACAGCAGACACCTCCGGCACAGCCTGCGGAGGTCAGCCTCACGAAGAACCGCCCGGTAAGCCTGGTGAAGGGCCAGAAGGTCACCCTCCGCAAGGACGGCGGCGTCGCGCTGACCTTCCTGCGCATGGGGCTCGGCTGGGATCCAGTGGAGAAGCGTGGCCTGTTCGGCAACCGTTCCGCCGACATCGACCTCGACGCCTCGGCCGTGATGTTCGCCGACAACCAGATCGCCGACGTCGTGTACTACGGCCAGCTGCAGTCGAAGGACGGCTCGATCCAGCACCAGGGCGACAACCTCACCGGTGCCGGTGAGGGCGACGACGAGGTGATGCTCGTCGACCTCACGCGGGTCCCCGCCCATGTCACGACGGTGATGTTCATCGTGACCTCCTACAAGGGCCACACCTTCGAGCAGGTGCAGAACGCGTTCTGCCGTCTCGTCGACGGCACGATCGACACCGAGCTGGCCCGCTACACGCTGCAGGGCGGCATGCCGTTCACGGGCATGGTCATGGCGAAGGTCTACCGCCAGGGCAGCGAATGGAAGCTGCAGGCCATCGGCGAGGGCATGCAGGCGAAGCATCCCGGTGAGGCCGCGCCGCAACTGGGCCGGTTCCTGGCCGTCTGA
- a CDS encoding LysR family transcriptional regulator — protein sequence MDLHLVTYFVAVVDHGGITKAAQALYISQPSLSQAIRTLERRLDTTLFDRTGRRLTLTEDGRVLEGAARRILADVERAKQKVAAVRDLQAGRVEIVTFATFSIHPVIEFVQRFRRRYPNLTVRVNDAEGPPGVHAALRRGEAEIGITDLSVDHAGMITVPVLEQEMVLAVHPDRAADVPDPVTRAQVRDFPLVLDLGSRASAARTGELLGDQNVVVDCANQAALWQFVERGTAGTIVPRRVAEKQIPGAVVRPLDPPFRRPVGLVMRPGDLSPAAAAFVATTTGTPWEA from the coding sequence GTGGACTTGCACCTCGTGACCTATTTCGTGGCGGTCGTCGACCACGGCGGGATCACGAAAGCTGCTCAGGCACTTTACATTTCGCAGCCGTCGTTGTCGCAGGCCATCCGCACCCTCGAACGCCGCCTCGACACGACCCTGTTCGACCGCACCGGCCGACGGCTCACCCTCACCGAGGACGGTCGTGTCCTCGAGGGCGCCGCACGCCGCATCCTGGCCGACGTCGAGCGGGCGAAACAGAAGGTCGCGGCGGTGCGCGATCTCCAGGCCGGTCGTGTCGAGATCGTCACCTTCGCGACGTTCTCGATCCACCCCGTCATCGAGTTCGTCCAGCGCTTCCGTCGGCGCTACCCCAACCTGACCGTGCGGGTGAACGACGCCGAAGGCCCTCCCGGAGTCCACGCGGCGCTGCGCCGCGGCGAGGCGGAGATCGGCATCACCGACCTGTCCGTCGATCACGCCGGCATGATCACCGTTCCGGTCCTCGAGCAGGAGATGGTGCTCGCCGTGCACCCCGACCGCGCCGCCGACGTGCCCGACCCCGTCACCCGGGCCCAGGTCCGCGACTTCCCGCTGGTCCTCGACCTCGGCTCCCGCGCGAGCGCCGCACGCACCGGTGAACTGCTCGGCGATCAGAACGTCGTCGTCGACTGCGCCAACCAGGCAGCCCTGTGGCAGTTCGTCGAGCGTGGCACCGCCGGGACGATCGTGCCGCGTCGCGTCGCCGAGAAGCAGATCCCCGGTGCGGTCGTCCGGCCCCTGGACCCACCGTTCCGGCGTCCCGTCGGATTGGTGATGCGACCCGGCGATCTGTCCCCCGCTGCCGCCGCATTCGTGGCAACCACCACCGGCACCCCCTGGGAAGCGTGA
- a CDS encoding pyridoxamine 5'-phosphate oxidase family protein, with translation MHETPTELADLQVLLDTSLSRSTSHLRSIVDASRTLTAEQLVEVLTGMCVLSLATVTAGGEPRISAVDGHFLHGKWYFGTAPTAAKARHLAARPAASAAHMRGEDLGVFTHGHVEILNPRGGEPADDWPELLAYLQSFYGGDAFDWSEEVVYYRLNPHWMTVYAPDVTTLVDRR, from the coding sequence ATGCACGAAACCCCCACCGAGCTCGCCGACCTCCAGGTGCTCCTCGACACGTCGCTGTCCCGGTCCACATCCCACCTGAGGTCGATCGTCGACGCGTCGCGGACCCTCACGGCCGAGCAGCTCGTCGAGGTGCTCACGGGCATGTGCGTCCTCTCGCTGGCGACGGTCACCGCCGGCGGGGAACCGCGCATCAGTGCTGTGGACGGACATTTCCTGCACGGCAAGTGGTACTTCGGCACCGCCCCCACTGCAGCCAAGGCCCGGCATCTCGCCGCGCGTCCCGCGGCCAGCGCGGCGCACATGCGCGGGGAGGACCTCGGCGTGTTCACACACGGCCACGTGGAGATTCTCAACCCGCGCGGCGGTGAGCCGGCCGACGACTGGCCCGAACTGCTCGCCTACCTTCAGTCGTTCTACGGCGGGGACGCGTTCGACTGGAGCGAGGAGGTGGTCTACTACCGCCTGAACCCGCACTGGATGACCGTGTACGCGCCCGATGTCACGACACTCGTCGATCGGCGCTGA
- a CDS encoding long-chain-fatty-acid--CoA ligase produces MSELHLPNRIRQLAVEHPDRAAVSSGGTTLTYSEFDALTNRVASALATVPATSERIGALLRMGLPGASSFVGCAKAGLVFTPLNWRLNPGEIADIADDAQLDVLIVEDEFAASARAAATVLPAVQIVVVGDASTVPGARSWDDFVASGDDIDPGFGDDPRTEVLQLYTSGTTGRPKGVVATHHNLFNEPQNFALYEFTEDSVSLDALPLFHIAGAGWMSTTLSAGLHLVLLGEMRPNLVAAAISEHGITHAFLVPSVINMLVEMPDLSDYDLSALRLVAYGASPITPTQLARAMDTLGCRFVQRYGMTETMGALTALRAEDHDPHGPRSYLLRSAGTGLPGIEVQIRDLATGEPLPRGETGEIVSRSRNNTQGYWRREAENAALFTEDGFLRTGDAGHIDEDGYLFVTDRVKDMIISGGENVYPIEVESVISEHPSVAEVAVVGVPDDRWGEAVTAVVRVAPGAETPTEAELLEFTVERLASYKKPRHIHFVDELPRNASGKILKRTLRDEFAPAREGTTS; encoded by the coding sequence GTGAGCGAGTTGCACCTTCCCAACCGAATCCGGCAGCTGGCAGTCGAACATCCGGATCGTGCGGCGGTCAGCTCCGGCGGAACCACACTCACCTACTCCGAGTTCGACGCGCTCACCAACCGGGTCGCCTCGGCGCTCGCGACCGTTCCGGCGACGTCCGAGCGCATCGGCGCACTGCTGCGCATGGGCCTACCCGGCGCGTCCTCGTTCGTCGGCTGCGCCAAGGCCGGACTGGTCTTCACCCCGCTCAACTGGCGCCTGAACCCGGGCGAGATCGCCGACATCGCCGACGACGCGCAGCTCGACGTCCTGATCGTCGAGGACGAGTTCGCCGCATCGGCCCGCGCTGCCGCCACAGTCCTGCCCGCCGTACAGATCGTCGTGGTCGGCGACGCCTCCACCGTTCCCGGTGCACGGTCGTGGGACGACTTCGTCGCCTCCGGTGACGACATCGACCCCGGCTTCGGCGACGACCCGCGGACCGAGGTGCTGCAGCTCTACACCTCGGGCACCACGGGTCGACCCAAAGGTGTTGTGGCGACGCATCACAACCTGTTCAACGAACCGCAGAACTTCGCGCTGTACGAGTTCACCGAGGACTCGGTGTCCCTCGACGCGCTGCCCCTGTTCCACATCGCCGGCGCCGGCTGGATGAGCACGACCCTGTCGGCGGGATTGCACCTGGTGTTGCTCGGTGAGATGCGCCCGAACCTGGTGGCGGCCGCCATCTCCGAGCACGGCATCACCCACGCATTCCTCGTGCCGTCGGTGATCAACATGCTCGTGGAGATGCCCGACCTGTCGGACTACGACCTGTCGGCGCTGCGTCTGGTCGCCTACGGCGCCTCTCCCATCACGCCCACGCAACTCGCCCGCGCCATGGACACCCTCGGCTGCCGCTTCGTGCAGCGTTACGGGATGACCGAGACGATGGGCGCCCTCACAGCGCTACGTGCCGAGGACCACGACCCGCACGGTCCGCGCTCCTACCTCCTACGTTCGGCCGGCACCGGGCTGCCGGGGATCGAGGTCCAGATCCGTGACCTCGCCACCGGCGAACCGCTCCCCCGCGGCGAAACCGGTGAGATCGTGAGCCGGTCGCGCAACAACACACAGGGTTACTGGCGACGCGAGGCCGAGAACGCCGCCCTGTTCACCGAGGACGGTTTTCTGCGCACCGGCGATGCCGGGCACATCGACGAGGACGGCTACCTGTTCGTCACCGACCGCGTGAAGGACATGATCATCTCCGGGGGTGAGAACGTCTACCCGATCGAGGTCGAATCGGTCATCTCCGAACATCCTTCCGTCGCCGAGGTCGCAGTGGTGGGAGTTCCGGACGACCGGTGGGGCGAGGCCGTGACCGCCGTCGTGCGGGTCGCGCCCGGAGCCGAGACACCGACCGAGGCCGAACTCCTCGAGTTCACCGTCGAACGTCTGGCTTCCTACAAGAAGCCCCGGCACATCCACTTCGTCGACGAGTTGCCTCGCAACGCCAGCGGCAAGATCCTGAAGCGCACACTGCGCGACGAGTTCGCTCCTGCACGGGAAGGAACGACGTCATGA
- a CDS encoding putative quinol monooxygenase gives MIFIVVRFKVKPEYQDSWLETTAEFTEATRSEPGNLWFDWSRSVDDPSEFVLVEAFRDGDAGSEHVKSDHFRRGLDAMRPALVETPRILNTEIPGTEWGRMGELQID, from the coding sequence ATGATCTTCATCGTGGTCCGTTTCAAGGTGAAGCCCGAGTACCAGGACAGTTGGCTCGAGACCACCGCGGAGTTCACCGAGGCGACTCGCAGCGAACCCGGGAACCTGTGGTTCGACTGGTCCCGCAGCGTGGACGATCCGTCCGAGTTCGTTCTCGTCGAGGCGTTCCGCGACGGGGACGCCGGATCCGAGCACGTGAAGTCCGATCACTTCCGCAGGGGGCTCGACGCAATGCGGCCGGCGCTGGTCGAGACCCCGCGCATCCTCAACACGGAGATTCCGGGCACCGAGTGGGGCCGGATGGGTGAACTGCAGATCGACTGA
- a CDS encoding MBL fold metallo-hydrolase: MIVTEDLGTVQREAWAAGVLPPVEEVRPGLWSIPVPMPKNPLRYVLSYALAFDDGLALIDLGMDTEESWDTLVAGVAATGHHITEVRYAAITHLHPDHFGLAPRLKETTGAVIAMHAADAAALGHFTPEDAAADKEAWRVDLTGLGAPPEVVEAARFELVRFPRGESADVVLAHGDRLDLPGWNIEAVWTPGHTPGHLAFVDRDRDLLFSGDHMLPRISPNISSGPGELGDPLHRYLLSLHATTALPDCEVLPAHEYRFRGVTERARQLMDHHEVRLDEIRDAVASRPESTAWEITTRVTWSRPIDVMDPRLQRLAVRETQAHLLVLADRGDIRSDGGTPAHWTLSTPTHTKEN, from the coding sequence ATGATCGTCACCGAGGATCTCGGTACCGTCCAGCGTGAAGCGTGGGCGGCCGGCGTACTGCCACCGGTCGAAGAGGTGCGGCCAGGACTGTGGTCGATTCCGGTTCCGATGCCGAAGAACCCGCTGCGGTACGTGCTGTCCTATGCGCTCGCCTTCGACGACGGCCTCGCCCTGATCGACCTCGGTATGGACACCGAGGAGTCGTGGGACACTCTCGTGGCCGGTGTCGCCGCGACCGGCCATCACATCACCGAGGTGCGCTACGCGGCGATCACTCACCTGCATCCCGACCATTTCGGTCTGGCACCCCGGTTGAAGGAAACGACCGGCGCTGTGATCGCGATGCACGCCGCCGACGCCGCCGCCCTCGGGCACTTCACCCCGGAGGACGCCGCCGCCGACAAGGAAGCATGGCGCGTAGACCTCACCGGACTCGGCGCACCGCCCGAGGTCGTCGAGGCCGCCCGCTTCGAACTCGTCCGCTTCCCCCGGGGCGAGAGCGCGGATGTCGTTCTCGCTCATGGTGATCGACTCGATCTGCCCGGGTGGAACATCGAAGCGGTGTGGACGCCCGGCCACACGCCCGGTCACCTCGCCTTCGTCGACCGCGACCGCGACTTGCTGTTCAGCGGCGACCACATGCTTCCGCGCATCAGCCCCAACATCTCCTCCGGCCCCGGCGAACTGGGCGACCCGTTGCACCGCTATCTGCTGTCGCTGCATGCGACGACGGCTCTGCCGGACTGCGAGGTGCTGCCCGCCCACGAGTACCGGTTCCGCGGAGTCACCGAACGCGCACGCCAACTCATGGACCACCACGAGGTCCGTCTCGACGAGATCCGCGATGCCGTCGCGTCCAGGCCCGAGTCGACGGCGTGGGAGATCACGACCCGCGTCACGTGGTCGCGTCCTATCGATGTGATGGATCCCCGGCTGCAGCGACTCGCCGTCCGCGAAACCCAGGCCCATCTGCTCGTTCTCGCCGATAGAGGCGACATCCGTTCCGACGGTGGAACTCCCGCCCACTGGACTCTCTCCACTCCGACCCATACGAAGGAAAACTGA